TCAGCCCGTGTTGGGCTCCGCGTTTTCAAAGAAACTCTATGCGCTGACATCGAACCTGAACGGCGGCCGCCGGGCGATGGTTCCGCTCGGGACGTTCGAGGAACTGATGCCGCAGGATTACCTGCCGACCCAGCTCCTGCGCGCGCTCCTGGTCATGGACACCGACCAGGCGCAGGCGCTTGGTGCACTGGAACTGGACGAGGAAGATCTCGGACTGGTAGGCTTTGCCTGCCCCGCGAAATATGAATATGGCATTGCGCTCCGTGATTGCCTGTCGAAGATCGAAAAAGAGGGCTAGGTTTTGGGTCTGCGCAGCTTCTTTGACCGCATTGAGCCGCTTTTCGTAAAGGGCGGAAAATACGAGAAACTCTTCCCTGTCTACGAGATGGTGGAAAGCTTCCTTTATACGCCGCGGACCGTCACCACCGCGGCGCCGCACGCGCGATCCTACATCGACATGAAGCGCATCATGACCTACGTGGTCATTGCGACGATCCCCTGCATTCTGGTGGGGCTCTACAATATCGGCTTCCAGGCAAACCACGCGATCGCGACCTATGGCGCGTCCGGATGGCGTGCCTGGATCATCGAAGCGCTGGGGATCGGGTTCAATCCGGCCAATCCGTTTGCGAATTTCGTGCACGGTCTGCTCTATTTCCTGCCCATTTACATCACCACGCTGGTCGCCGGCGGCATTTGTGAAGTGGTCTTCGCGACCGTGCGCGGCCATGAGGTCAACGAAGGTTTTCTCGTGACCTCGATGCTTTATGCGCTGATCCTGCCGCCGACCGCGCCGCTCTGGCAGGTTGCCCTCGGGATCGTGTTCGGCGTCGTCATCGGCAAGGAAGTCTTCGGCGGAACCGGCAAGAACTTCCTCAACCCGGCGCTCACCGGCCGTGCGTTCCTCTATTTCGCCTATCCTGCGCAGATGTCGGGCGACACCATCTGGACGCCGGTTGACGGGTTTTCCGGCGCGACGGCGCTGTCCGTCTCCGCATCGGACGGCTACGCCCAACTGGCCGCGCACGGCATGACCTGGATGGATTCCTTCCTCGGCATCATCCAGGGCAGCATCGGCGAAACCTCGACCCTTGCCTGCCTGATCGGCCTCGCCTTCCTGCTTGTGACCAAGATCGCCAACTGGCGCCTTGTCGTCGGCTGCCTTGCGGGCATGATCGCGTTTTCCACGCTGCTCAACCTGATCGGCTCGGATACCAACCCGATGTTCGCCATGCCCTGGTACTGGCATCTGGTTGTCGGCGGATACGCCTTCGGCCTCGCCTTCATGGTCACCGAACCGGTCTCCGCGTCCCACACCAACATGGGGCGGTACATATACGGCGCCTTGATCGGTTTCATGGTCGTCATGATCCGGGTGATCAACCCGGCGTTCCCGGAGGGCATGATGCTGGCGATCCTGTTCGGCAACGTGTTCGCACCGCTGATCGACTATTTCGTCGTGCAGGCCAACATCAAACGCAGGGCGAAGCGAAATGCCTGAAGACACCGGACAGAACGAAAACAGCCAGAAGAAGGGCTTCGTGCGGCGGTTTCTCGACTTGCCGGCAGACTCCGTCCCCAAGACGGTATTCGTGGCCGTATCGCTGTGCCTGGTCGCGTCCATGATCGTGTCGGCGGCCGCCGTCTCCCTGCGTCCGCTCCAGGCAGTGAATGCGCTGAAGGACAAGCAGATCAACATTCTGCAGGTCGCCGGCCGCTATGAACCCGGCACCGATGTTGCAGAAGCGTTCAAGGTCTTCGAACCGCATGTCCTTGAACTGGCGACCGGCGAGTTCGCGGATGCATTCGACCCGGCGACCTTCGACGACCTTGCCGCTGCCAGCGATCCGGAAACGTCCATCGCCCTGGAGAACGATCCGGCATCGATCGGCCGCCAGTCAAAGTTCGTCACGGTCTATCTCCTGCGCAAGGACGACGGCAGCCTGGACAAGGTGATCCTGCCGCTGCACGGCTATGGCCTCTGGTCGACGCTGTACGGGTTCATTTCGCTCGAGGCGAACGGCAACGACATCTACGGATTGCAGTTCTACCAGCACGCGGAAACGCCCGGGCTGGGGGCGGAAGTCGACAATCCGCGCTGGAAGGCCCTTTGGAACGGCAAGAAGCTCGCCGACGACAGCGGCAATCTGCTGATAACCGTAGCCAAGACAGCCCCGCCGCAGGGGGAAGAATATCATGTGGACGCGCTGGCAGGCGCAACGCTAACCTCGGTCGGCGTTGATAACCTCGTGCGTTTCTGGATGGGCGAGGCGGGCTATGCGCCCTTCCTGGCCAAACTGCAAGCAGGAGAGATCTGATGGCGCAGACCAGAAGACAGATGCTGATCGATCCACTGGTCGACAACAATCCCATCACGCTGCAGGTTCTCGGGATCTGTTCTGCCCTGGCCGTGAC
This region of uncultured Roseibium sp. genomic DNA includes:
- a CDS encoding NADH:ubiquinone reductase (Na(+)-transporting) subunit B, which translates into the protein MGLRSFFDRIEPLFVKGGKYEKLFPVYEMVESFLYTPRTVTTAAPHARSYIDMKRIMTYVVIATIPCILVGLYNIGFQANHAIATYGASGWRAWIIEALGIGFNPANPFANFVHGLLYFLPIYITTLVAGGICEVVFATVRGHEVNEGFLVTSMLYALILPPTAPLWQVALGIVFGVVIGKEVFGGTGKNFLNPALTGRAFLYFAYPAQMSGDTIWTPVDGFSGATALSVSASDGYAQLAAHGMTWMDSFLGIIQGSIGETSTLACLIGLAFLLVTKIANWRLVVGCLAGMIAFSTLLNLIGSDTNPMFAMPWYWHLVVGGYAFGLAFMVTEPVSASHTNMGRYIYGALIGFMVVMIRVINPAFPEGMMLAILFGNVFAPLIDYFVVQANIKRRAKRNA
- a CDS encoding Na(+)-translocating NADH-quinone reductase subunit C; translation: MPEDTGQNENSQKKGFVRRFLDLPADSVPKTVFVAVSLCLVASMIVSAAAVSLRPLQAVNALKDKQINILQVAGRYEPGTDVAEAFKVFEPHVLELATGEFADAFDPATFDDLAAASDPETSIALENDPASIGRQSKFVTVYLLRKDDGSLDKVILPLHGYGLWSTLYGFISLEANGNDIYGLQFYQHAETPGLGAEVDNPRWKALWNGKKLADDSGNLLITVAKTAPPQGEEYHVDALAGATLTSVGVDNLVRFWMGEAGYAPFLAKLQAGEI